A stretch of Porites lutea chromosome 5, jaPorLute2.1, whole genome shotgun sequence DNA encodes these proteins:
- the LOC140937676 gene encoding long-chain fatty acid transport protein 4-like: MLSSSDCLKKLSFPSRFVRHIRGHKMLYIWCALIAAYAAMILYLRLPMVVFPAFLFITFLASGGRNFPKVFFRTILRDVRGIFLYSKVIYYTRRYKREKKTVPDIFQLTVSKYPQKAAIIFEQKTWTFQEVEDYSNRIANYFKALGYQKGDCVAVLLESSPEFVCAWLGLSKLGVVTAQINTNLRLDSLWHCISVANVKAVIFGSNFSGAIKEIQTRIPSIVQLYSLGDSPTLPSATNLGKELENCSSVAPNVTHSKSIADKLLYIYTSGTTGLPKAAVITNARYFRMAYGITCALCVSTEDIVYSSLPLYHSSAGVLGVGQCLINGCTLVLRRKFSASQFWDDCVKSKATIVQYIGEVCRYLLAQPYRPAEKQHSVRLAFGNGLRPQIWEEFQSRFGIKQIGEFYGSTEGTASVVNIDNKAGACGFVSEIAPAIYPVTIIKVDPDTGEIVRGADGLAVRTKPGDVGQIVGKSSKGDPSNRFEGYLNPVETSKKVAHDIFRKGDTAFLSGDLVVRDELGYIYFRDRTGDSFRWRGENVSTAEVEAIMSKVLGLCDVVVYGVLVPGCEGRAGMAAIVDPDNKVNLEGLATSLKKLLPSYACPMFLRIVHNVDITGTFKLQKNKLKSEGFDIGLVEDQLYYFDSREKLYMVLDEVKYEQIIRSEIRM; the protein is encoded by the exons ATGCTTAGTAGCTCAGACTGCTTAAAAAAGCTATCTTTTCCGAGTAGATTTGTTCGCCATATTAGAGGGCATAAAATGTTGTATATTTGGTGTGCGTTGATCGCGGCTTATGCAGCGATGATCTTGTATCTCCGACTTCCTATGGTTGTTTTCCCTGCATTTCTGTTCATAACCTTTCTGGCGTCTGGTGGGCGGAACTTCCCAAAAGTTTTCTTTCGAACGATTCTGCGTGATGTGAG gggtatttttctttattcaaagGTGATTTATTACACCCGCCGttataaaagagaaaagaaaacagttcCTGATATATTTCAACTAACAGTCTCCAAATATCCTCAAAAAGCTGCCATAATATTTGAGCAGAAAACTTGGACATTTCAAGAGGTTGAAGACTATTCCAACAGGATAGCCAATTATTTCAAGGCACTGGGTTACCAGAAAGGAGATTGCGTGGCTGTTTTATTAGAATCCAGCCCTGAGTTTGTCTGTGCATGGCTGGGACTGTCTAAACTTGGTGTTGTTACTGCTCAAATCAACACCAATTTGCGGCTTGATTCACTTTGGCATTGTATATCCGTTGCCAATGTAAAAGCAGTAATTTTTGGATCTAATTTCTCAG GTGCTATTAAGGAAATCCAGACCAGAATTCCAAGCATAGTACAGCTGTATTCTTTAGGAGATTCCCCAACATTGCCTTCAGCGACAAATTTAGGAAAAGAGCTTGAAAATTGTTCATCCGTAGCACCCAATGTCACTCACTCTAAATCTATTGCAG ATAAGTTACTGTATATTTATACATCAGGGACTACAGGATTGCCGAAAGCTGCAGTTATAACAAATGCTAG ATACTTTAGGATGGCATATGGGATAACATGCGCACTCTGCGTAAGTACAGAAGACATTGTTTACTCCTCCCTGCCCCTGTATCACTCTTCTGCTGGCGTCCTCGGTGTCGGGCAGTGTCTCATTAATGGATGTACATTGGTTCTGCGACGCAAATTTTCTGCCAGTCAATTTTGGGATGATTGTGTAAAATCAAAGGCTACG ATCGTTCAGTACATTGGTGAGGTTTGCCGCTACCTTTTGGCTCAACCTTATCGTCCTGCTGAGAAACAGCATTCGGTGCGCTTGGCCTTTGGCAACGGTCTCCGGCCTCAGATTTGGGAAGAGTTCCAGTCCCGGTTTGGCATCAAACAAATTGGGGAATTTTATGGCTCAACTGAAGGAACTGCCTCCGTAGTCAACATAGACAACAAGGCTGGTGCTTGTGGTTTTGTTTCAGAGATTGCGCCCGCTATCTATCCTGTGACCATTATCAAAGTTGATCCTGACACGGGGGAAATAGTGCGTGGAGCAGATGGACTGGCTGTGAGAACCAAGCCTGGGGACGTTGGACAGATTGTTGGGAAGAGCTCAAAAG GTGACCCTTCTAATCGTTTCGAAGGCTACCTGAACCCCGTGGAGACTTCCAAGAAAGTCGCCCACGATATATTCCGTAAGGGTGACACGGCCTTCCTTTCTGGAGACTTGGTAGTGAGGGATGAGTTGGGCTACATCTATTTTCGCGATCGAACCGGAGACTCGTTCCGTTGGCGCGGTGAGAACGTGTCCACAGCTGAAGTCGAGGCGATAATGAGCAAAGTACTTGGTCTTTGTGATGTTGTTGTTTACGGTGTCTTGGTACCCGGCTGTGAGGGGCGTGCGGGTATGGCGGCCATTGTCGACCCAGACAACAAAGTTAATCTTGAAGGTTTGGCTACTAGTCTGAAGAAATTATTGCCGAGTTACGCCTGTCCGATGTTTCTTCGGATTGTGCATAACGTCGACATAACTGGTACATTTAAACTTCAGAAGAACAAGTTAAAGAGTGAAGGCTTTGATATAGGCCTCGTGGAAGACCAGTTATACTACTTTGATTCCAGAGAAAAATTGTATATGGTTCTGGACGAGGTCAAATACGAACAAATTATTCGAAGCGAAATCAGAATGTAA
- the LOC140938913 gene encoding long-chain fatty acid transport protein 4-like: MAYTWTVVVAGISFLVYFTKLPFSLVPVLLFGALLASGGKSFPRIFFRTFFRDLRAVYLATPLVMSLLKHQRNNETIADIFRQTVSKHPQKTAFFFEQKTWKFQEVEDFANRIANYFKSQGYKKGDKVALLLESCPEFVCIWLGLSKLGVITALINTNLKRDSLWHCVSAVEVKAIIFGTDFSGAVNDIHDRVPKTTHMYYFGPAPCSVTTALSLMKELKRSSLKPPDTDHTKSFNDVLMYIYTSGTTGHPKPAVITNKRFFSFSCVYAMYCVAPEDVIYCTLPLYHGVGVMMTVGCCLTRGNTVALRRKFSASRFWDDCVETKATVVQYIGEICRYLLAQPYRPSERQHSVRLAVGNGLRPQLWKEFQSRFGIKQIGENYGSTEGNIGFLNIDNTPGACGFVSVIAPALMTTKFIKVDTATGDLLRGENDLAVLAGPGEPGLAVGKIVKGTILPFHGYVNQEETSKKIGHDILEKGNSYFLSGDLLVKDEYGYVYFYDRIGDTFRWRGENVSTAEVEATMSKILGLRDVVVYGVRVPGTEGKAGMAAVVDSESKIDLSRLVQGLNEQLPHYAHPRFLRIVDSVATTGTFKFQKNKLREEGFDVRKIQDKLLYYDVKEGQYLSLHEDTFGKINQGKIRI, encoded by the exons ATGGCGTACACTTGGACAGTAGTGGTAGCTGGTATTTCGTTTCTCGTTTACTTCACCAAGCTTCCTTTTTCTCTGGTACCAGTTCTTTTATTTGGGGCGCTTTTGGCTTCAGGAGGAAAGTCTTTTCCTAGGATTTTCTTTCGAACATTTTTTCGTGATTTAAG GGCAGTTTACCTGGCTACCCCCTTGGTCATGAGTTTATTAAAACATCAAAGGAACAATGAAACAATAGCAGATATTTTTCGCCAAACAGTGTCCAAGCATCCTCAAAAGACAGCCTTCTTCTTTGAAcagaaaacatggaaattccAAGAAGTGGAAGATTTTGCCAACAGAATTGCAAATTACTTCAAATCACAAGGGTATAAGAAGGGAGACAAAGTGGCTTTACTTCTGGAATCGTGCCCTGAATTTGTTTGTATATGGCTAGGGTTATCCAAACTTGGTGTGATCACCGCACTCATCAACACCAACCTCAAACGTGATTCGCTGTGGCATTGTGTATCTGCTGTAGAGGTCAAAGCTATTATCTTTGGAACTGACTTTTCAG GTGCAGTGAATGACATTCATGACCGGGTGCCAAAAACTACACACATGTATTACTTTGGACCTGCACCTTGCTCAGTGACCACAGCTTTAAGCTTGATGAAGGAATTGAAAAGAAGTTCTCTGAAACCACCAGACACTGATCACACAAAGTCGTTTAATG ACGTACTGATGTATATCTACACATCAGGAACGACTGGGCATCCAAAGCCAGCAGTTATAACTAACAAGAG atttttctctttttcctgcGTTTACGCTATGTACTGCGTGGCCCCCGAAGACGTCATTTATTGCACTTTGCCATTGTACCACGGTGTTGGAGTGATGATGACTGTGGGATGTTGCCTTACGAGAGGAAACACTGTGGCACTGAGGCGAAAGTTCTCTGCCAGTAGATTTTGGGATGACTGTGTGGAAACAAAAGCAACT GTAGTTCAATACATTGGTGAAATTTGTCGTTATCTTTTGGCCCAACCTTATCGTCCTTCCGAGAGGCAGCATTCGGTGCGACTTGCCGTCGGGAACGGACTCCGTCCTCAGCTATGGAAAGAGTTCCAGTCACGCTTTGGGATCAAACAGATCGGAGAAAACTATGGTTCAACGGAGGGAAATATTGGTTTTCTCAATATTGACAACACACCAGGGGCTTGTGGATTTGTTTCTGTTATCGCACCAGCATTGATGACTACAAAGTTCATCAAAGTTGACACTGCAACTGGAGATTTACTCAGGGGTGAAAATGATTTGGCCGTCCTAGCAGGTCCTGGAGAACCCGGGCTTGCTGTTGGAAAGATTGTAAAAGGTACCA TTCTCCCCTTTCATGGATATGTTAACCAGGAGGAAACATCCAAAAAGATTGGCCATGACATTCTAGAGAAAGGAAACTCCTATTTTCTTAGTGGCGATCTGCTCGTCAAAGATGAGTATGGCTATGTGTACTTCTATGATCGCATTGGAGATACGTTCCGCTGGAGAGGTGAAAATGTGTCCACTGCTGAAGTGGAGGCAACAATGAGCAAGATACTTGGTCTCCGGGATGTTGTTGTGTATGGAGTTCGAGTTCCAGGTACTGAAGGAAAGGCAGGAATGGCTGCAGTTGTTGATTCAGAAAGCAAGATTGATCTGAGTAGACTTGTCCAAGGTCTAAATGAGCAATTGCCACATTACGCTCATCCTCGTTTCTTGAGGATTGTTGACAGTGTTGCCACTACAGGAACATTTAAGTTCCAGAAAAACAAGTTGAGAGAAGAAGGATTTGATGTTAGAAAAATACAGGATAAACTACTGTATTATGACGTGAAAGAAGGGCAATATCTCTCGTTACACGAGGACACGTTTGGTAAAATCAACCAGGGTAAAATCAGAATTTAG
- the LOC140938933 gene encoding long-chain fatty acid transport protein 4-like — protein MAFTWAVVVAGIPFLAYFTKLPLFLVPVLLFGAFLASGGKSFPRIFFRTFFRDLRFIFLAASITIKIKKLLKNQNTIAEVFGQVVARHPQKAAFIFGQKTWTFQDVEDYSNRVANYFKSEGYKKGDKVALFLESCPEFVCLWLGLSKLGVITALINTNLRLDSLCHCISIADARAILYGSDLAVAVKDIRNRMPEKMQFYCLGGVSSLDDSPVSLIKELETFQPKPPDVNPQNSTTSKDALMYIYTSGTTGYPKPVVITHQNFIAVGFIGAFFRVTPEDIIYCTLPLYHTAGGGLGVGSCLVQGNTLVLRRKFSASKFWDDCVQNKATVIQYIGEVCRYLLAQPYCPSERQNTVRVAFGNGLRPQIWKEFQSRFSIEHIGEFFGATDGNVGLFNTDNTPGSCGFVSVIMPALVPLSLLKVDPSSGELLRGENGLAIPAGPGEPGLAAGKISKDTPLREYANTNEMSKKVFCDIFHKGDAYFFFGDLLVKDEYGYVYFHDRTGDTFRWIGENVSATQVETTMSKILGLRDVVVYGVRVPGTEGRAGMATIVDSESDIDLSRLVQGLNEQLPHYAHPRFLRIVDSVSVTGTFKLQKNKLKEEGFDVGKVQDKLLYYDLKEGQYRVLDEEKYAQINQGKIRM, from the exons ATGGCGTTCACTTGGGCAGTAGTGGTAGCTGGTATACCGTTTCTTGCTTACTTCACCAAGCTTCCTTTATTTCTTGTACCAGTTCTTTTGTTTGGGGCGTTTTTGGCTTCAGGAGGAAAGTCCTTTCCCAGGATCTTCTTTCGAACATTTTTTCGTGATTTAAG GTTTATCTTCTTAGCTGCAAGCATTACCATAAAAATTAAGAAGCTCTTAAAGAATCAGAATACAATAGCAGAAGTTTTTGGACAAGTTGTGGCCAGACATCCTCAAAAGGCTGCCTTCATCTTTGGACAGAAAACATGGACATTTCAAGACGTCGAAGATTATTCCAACAGAGTTGCAAATTACTTCAAATCAGAAGGCTACAAAAAAGGAGACAAAGTGGCTCTATTTCTGGAATCATGCCcagaatttgtttgtttgtggcTTGGGTTATCTAAACTTGGTGTAATAACTGCCCTTATCAACACCAACCTTAGACTTGATTCACTGTGCCATTGTATATCTATTGCAGATGCCAGGGCAATATTGTATGGATCTGACCTAGCAG TTGCAGTGAAGGACATTCGCAATCGGATGCCTGAAAAAATGCAGTTCTACTGCTTAGGAGGTGTTTCTTCCTTGGATGACTCACCAGTCAGCTTGATCAAAGAACTAGAAACATTTCAACCAAAACCACCTGATGTTAATCCCCAAAACTCAACTACAAGTAAAG ATGCTTTAATGTATATCTACACTTCAGGAACAACTGGATATCCAAAGCCTGTTGTTATAACTCATCAAAA TTTCATCGCAGTGGGCTTTATTGGTGCCTTTTTCCGTGTGACACCAGAAGACATCATATACTGTACATTGCCGCTATACCACACTGCTGGTGGAGGTCTTGGAGTGGGATCCTGCCTTGTCCAGGGAAATACATTAGTGCTAAGACGCAAGTTTTCTGCTAGCAAGTTCTGGGATGATTGCGTACAAAACAAGGCAACA GTTATTCAATATATTGGTGAGGTGTGTCGCTATCTTTTGGCTCAGCCTTATTGTCCTTCAGAGAGGCAGAATACAGTGCGTGTTGCATTTGGCAATGGACTGCGGCCTCAGATATGGAAGGAATTTCAGTCACGCTTTAGTATTGAGCACATTGGGGAATTTTTTGGTGCCACGGATGGAAATGTTGGTTTGTTCAATACTGACAACACACCAGGGTCTTGTGGTTTTGTGTCAGTGATTATGCCAGCGTTGGTTCCTTTAAGTCTGCTCAAAGTGGATCCCTCATCTGGAGAATTACTTAGAGGAGAAAATGGTCTGGCCATCCCAGCGGGTCCCGGAGAACCTGGCCTGGCTGCTGGAAAGATTTCAAAAG ACACCCCATTAAGAGAATATGCAAACACAAATGAAATGTCAAAGAAAGTCTTCTGTGATATTTTTCATAAAGGCGATGCATACTTTTTCTTTGGTGACCTTCTTGTCAAAGACGAATATGGTTATGTTTACTTCCATGACCGCACTGGTGATACCTTCCGCTGGATAGGTGAGAATGTGTCCGCTACTCAAGTGGAGACAACAATGAGCAAGATACTTGGTCTGCGCGATGTTGTTGTGTATGGAGTTCGAGTTCCAGGTACTGAAGGAAGGGCAGGAATGGCAACTATTGTTGATTCAGAAAGTGACATTGATCTGAGCAGACTTGTCCAAGGTCTGAATGAGCAATTGCCACATTACGCTCATCCTCGTTTCTTGAGGATTGTTGACAGTGTTAGTGTTACAGGAACATTTAAGTTgcagaaaaacaaattgaaggAAGAAGGATTTGATGTTGGAAAAGTACAAGATAAACTGTTGTATTATGATTTGAAAGAAGGGCAGTATCGAGTTTTAGATGAAGAGAAGTATGCCCAAATCAACCAAGGAAAAATCAGAATGTAG
- the LOC140937678 gene encoding uncharacterized protein has protein sequence MEGGASKPPSEAIIVVSSDDDEDEDVQELFKQFIVKAERHIPHYVVVFLKVKFAEAPSDFVSSTKFKSSLKWRTKQLDESNAFIFTGDVCKLLGADLKQDEFKSKTEGVKKAEQEAIDGVFSSARNKITNRVEENVNKDAVRLTTDRSDGKESGSVVRKKASVKTATEASTSSAEFSTSVHVEVTKEGKSKRKTNGTTDPSRSKLPLTPRKRQVRINRLKEKLKHVSDKIKILNQAELSLEEMNMSDSTYIQECRLKERFNKIWAKLCKIRGRPTDTGRVIEKDVKCPSTGFPEMDRAVNKFLKKKRGRFPDKFDISRVIQDAKREHGLKISSQALREISDEVFVAIGNKLQERRKLDFSNNFGCHLTDDYSASNDPAINDLALQRKLEENKKISKRALEDVFNKYAHYGRMKNEGSDASSSSDSEREKSQSSKMKRKFSRVSVQESSDSSENECDDLGLDFEDPNEDKTYRSKSVLGKRDKAHSIRKLSYTSENDLDDFAFKRPHHNSERTKHTESKSRQSAENHHLPATKRIELTRDCAVVEIPSSVLSESISIEQVEVVDVHQKCSNDNYETTAESNVLDNLEISSVPDTPQSDDVILKDQQINDCVKSRDSNLDSEVLTSRSVDISASSNDQASPGMSLSGTDVLAATVASSSGVSSDVSNKISMKTSGKATAGKQKDMREALSPENSVANSQSDNPNVVPSVSLKDRKPSILSLSMKKRKAEGGSLEYESPLKVFRNATLEIVGKKDNILNAKGDTSEQKANCGKVASSSKSEDDELYITGTNVSPSQGTVNGHSHVQNNEPRKSALSLKKNGRKTPKKVEIADEIIVLSDDE, from the coding sequence ATGGAAGGAGGGGCAAGTAAACCTCCAAGTGAGGCTATCATAGTTGTATCCAGCGAcgacgatgaagatgaagacGTCCAAGAGCTTTTTAAACAGTTTATCGTAAAAGCAGAGCGACATATTCCACACTATGTCGTAGTTTTTCTGAAAGTGAAATTCGCTGAAGCTCCCTCGGATTTCGTGTCGTCCACGAAGTTCAAAAGTTCTCTGAAATGGAGAACAAAACAGCTTGACGAGTCGAACGCGTTTATCTTTACTGGAGATGTTTGCAAGCTTCTTGGTGCAGATCTGAAGCAGGATGAGTTTAAATCGAAAACGGAAGGAGTGAAGAAAGCAGAGCAAGAAGCCATCGATGGAGTTTTTAGTTCCGCACGAAACAAGATCACGAACCGCGTGGaggaaaatgtaaacaaagacgCAGTCCGTCTGACGACGGATCGCAGCGATGGAAAGGAATCTGGGAGCGTTGTCCGAAAAAAGGCCTCTGTAAAGACGGCTACAGAGGCAAGTACATCCTCAGCTGAATTCTCTACAAGCGTGCACGTGGAAGTTACGAAGGaaggaaaaagtaaaagaaaaaccaatGGAACCACGGATCCTTCGCGTTCGAAACTTCCACTCACCCCTCGAAAGCGACAGGTACGCATAAATCGACTTAAGGAGAAACTAAAACACGTAAGTGATAAAATAAAGATTCTCAATCAAGCAGAGTTGAGCTTGGAGGAGATGAACATGAGTGATAGCACCTACATCCAAGAGTGCCGGCTGAAAGAGCGATTTAACAAAATCTGGGCTAAATTATGCAAAATACGGGGAAGACCAACAGACACAGGACGGGTAATCGAAAAGGATGTCAAATGCCCTTCCACAGGCTTCCCAGAGATGGACAGGGCTGTAAACAAGttcctaaagaaaaaaagaggtcGCTTTCCAGACAAATTTGACATTTCTAGAGTCATTCAAGATGCAAAGAGAGAGCATGGCTTGAAAATATCATCTCAAGCCCTTAGGGAGATCAGTGATGAGGTTTTTGTTGCCATTGGAAACAAGTTGCAAGAGAGACGCAAACTAGATTTTTCCAACAATTTTGGTTGTCATCTTACGGATGACTACTCTGCCAGTAATGACCCTGCAATAAATGATCTCGCCCTTCAAAGGAAATTGGAAGAGAACAAGAAGATAAGCAAAAGGGCCCTGGAAGATGTTTTTAATAAGTATGCTCATTATGGACGCATGAAAAATGAAGGCAGTGATGCTTCTAGTAGCAGTGATTCAGAGAGAGAAAAATCACAAAGCagcaaaatgaaaaggaaatttTCTCGTGTTTCTGTCCAAGAATCATCAGATTCTAGTGAAAATGAATGTGATGATTTAGGATTGGATTTTGAGGACCCAAATGAGGATAAAACTTATCGCAGTAAGTCAGTTTTAGGAAAGAGAGACAAGGCACACTCAATTCGGAAATTATCATATACTAGTGAGAATGACCTTGATGATTTTGCTTTTAAACGGCCACATCACAATAGTGAAAGAACTAAGCACACAGAAAGTAAAAGCAGACAAAGTGCTGAAAACCATCATTTACCAGCAACAAAACGAATTGAACTTACCAGGGACTGTGCTGTTGTAGAAATACCATCCTCTGTGTTGTCCGAATCCATCAGTATTGAGCAAGTAGAGGTTGTGGATGTGCATCAAAAATGCAGCAATGATAACTATGAAACCACAGCAGAGTCAAATGTGTTGGACAACTTGGAAATCTCCTCTGTGCCAGATACTCCTCAATCTGATGATGTTATATTGAAAGATCAACAAATTAATGATTGCGTCAAGAGTCGAGATTCAAATTTAGACAGTGAAGTTTTGACCTCAAGATCTGTTGACATTTCTGCATCCAGCAATGACCAAGCCAGTCCTGGAATGTCTCTTAGTGGAACTGATGTTTTGGCTGCTACAGTGGCTAGCTCTTCTGGTGTTTCAAGCGATGTTAGCAACAAAATAAGCATGAAAACATCTGGCAAAGCAACTGcgggaaaacaaaaagacatgAGAGAAGCACTTTCACCAGAAAATAGTGTTGCTAACAGTCAATCTGATAATCCAAATGTTGTCCCATCTGTATCTCTAAAAGATCGTAAGCCATCAATACTGTCTCTTAGCATGAAGAAGAGAAAAGCTGAGGGTGGATCACTGGAATATGAATCTCCTCTTAAAGTCTTCCGTAATGCAACCTTGGAAATTGTGGGAAAGAAGGATAATATCCTAAATGCTAAAGGAGACACTTCTGAGCAGAAAGCAAATTGTGGCAAAGTTGCTT